The DNA window TGACGCTGGAAGAAAAGATCGCGCAGATGGATTGCGTCTGGATCGAAAAAGGCAAGGTCGAAGACAATGGGGCCTTTTCCGCGGCCAATGCAGTGAAGGCTTTTCCAAACGGGATCGGCATGCTGGCGCGGCCTTCGGACCGGCAAGGCAAGTCGGAAGCCGGTGCCGCCGCGGCGGCCGGTGACGATGGCGCGCGCCCGAACCGCGGCGCTCGGGAAACGGCGGAGTATGTGAACGCCGCGCAGAAATGGGCGCTGGAGCAGACCCGCCTGGGCATTCCCCTCTTCATGCACGAGGAAGCGCTGCACGGCTACGCGGCGCGCGATGCCACGTCATTCCCGCAGGCGATCGGCCTGGCGTCGTCCTTCGATACGGATCTCGTCACCCGGGTGTTTTCGGTGGCGGCACGCGAGATGCGGGCACGCGGCGCAAACTTCGCGCTGGCGCCCGTGGTGGACGTGGCGCGCGAGCCGCGCTGGGGCCGCATCGAGGAAACGTACGGAGAAGACCCGCACCTGTCCGCGGAAATCGGCAAGGCCGCCGTGATCGGTTTTTCCGGCACGTCGCGCCAGCTCGCCAAGGACAAGGTGCTGACGACGCTGAAGCACATGACCGGCCATGGCCAGCCCGAGTCGGGCACCAACATCGGCCCGGCCGAAGTGTCCGAACGCACGCTGCGCGAGGAGTTCTTCCCGCCATTCGAGCGGCTCGTGAAGGAAACCACGGTGGCCGCCATCATGCCCTCGTATAACGAGGTCGGCGGCATACCCTCGCACGCGAACCGGTGGATGCTGAACGACGTGGCCCGCAAGGAATGGGGCTTCAAGGGCGTGATGGTGTCCGACTACATGGGCATCCGCGAACTGGTCACGCGCCACAAGATGGCCGCCACGCCGAAGGAGGCCGGCTACTACGCGGTGAAAGCCGGCGTCGACATCGAAACGCCGGATGGCCATGGCTACCGGCACCTGGCGGAACTGGTGAAGGAAGGCCGGGTCTCCGAAAAGGAGATCGATACGATCGTGCGCCGCATCCTCGAACTGAAGTTCCTGGCGGGCCTGTTCGAGCAGCCGTACGCCGACGTCGCGCAGGCCGATGCGCAAACGGCGACGACTGCCGACGTGGCGCTGGCGCGCGAAGCCGCGGGCCGCTCGGTCGTGCTGCTGAAGAACGACAAGGGCGTGCTGCCGCTGCGGGCAAACAAGACCGGCAAGTTGCTGCTGCTCGGCACGCACGCGAAGGACACGCCGATCGGCGGCTATTCCGACATTCCCCGCAAGGTCGTATCGATCCACGACGCGCTGCAGGCCGAGGCAAAGGCCCAGGGCTTCGGCTTCGATTACCGGGAAGGCGTGCGCATCACCGAGGAACGCATCTGGGGCAAGGACGAGATCCGCTTCACCGCCCCGGAAGTCAATGCGCGCCTGATCGCGGAAGCGGTGGCGGCGGCGAAATCGGCCGACACGATCGTGATGGTCCTGGGCGACAACGAGATGACGAGCCGCGAAGCCTGGGCCGACAAGCACCTGGGCGACCGTGCCACGCTGGACCTGATGGGCCAGCAGAACGACCTCGCAAAAGCCATCTTCGACCTGGGCAAGCCGACGATCGTGTTCCTGCTGAACGGCCGGCCCATGTCGGTCAACCTGCTTGCCGAGCGGGCCGATGCGATCATCGAGGGCTGGTACATGGGCCAGGAAACGGGCAACGCCGCGGCGGACGTGCTGTTCGGCCGCGTCAACCCGGGCGGCAAGCTGCCGGTATCGGTCGCGCGCAACGTGGGCCAGCTGCCGATCTTCTACAACCACAAGCCTTCGGCCCGGCGCGGCTATATCGACGGCAGCACCGCGCCGCTGTACCCGTTCGGCTTCGGCCTGTCGTACACCACGTTCGACATCTCGGCGCCACGCCTGACGAAGGCGACGATCCGGCCGGACGGCGCCACGCAGGTGGAAGTCGACGTCACCAACACCGGCGCGTTGGCGGGCGACGAAGTAGTGCAGGTGTACATCCGCGACGACATCTCGTCCGTGACGCGCCCCGTGCTGGAGCTGAAGGCGTTCCGGCGCGTGACGCTGCAGCCGGGCGAGAAGAAGACACTGGTGTTCGACATCAAGCCAGCCGACCTGGCGTTCTACAACGTGGACATGCGGCGCGTGGTCGAACCAGGCAGCTTCACGATCCACGCGGGGCCGGACAGCGTGCGGCTGAAGTCGGTGAAACTGATGGTGGCCTGACGGGGGCGCGCGTCAATCGGCAGCGGCGACCGTGTCGGCGCTGCCCCAGATGGCATGGGGGCCGGCAACGCGCGCCTTGATCCTGAACCGGCTTCCCGGCGGCAGGTGCGGCCGCGTGCCCAGCCGCGTGCCCAACCTGATACGCACCCGCTCGCCGACGTACCGGGCAAGCAGGTCGGGAAAGCCCTGCACCGGGCCGGTCGATTCGACAGTCACCTCGAGTTCCGTGACCTGCCCGGCATCGTGCACGGCTTCGAGCCGGCACGTCACCCAGGCCCAGTTTTCCACGACCTGCATGGTGGCCTCCTCCGTCAATAGTGGTCATGCCTGCGCATCCAGGTACCGCACGAGCGCGTCCGACATCGGCAGGTCTGTCTGCTCCTGGTAGTAACTATACGCCGGTGACGGATTCACCTCGAAGCACACGTACTCGCCACCGGGGGTGCGCTTGAAGTCGATGCCGCATAACGGCAGGGCCAGCTCCCTCGACAGGGCACGGCAACGGTCGCTTTCGCGAGCGGGGAGCGCGAATGGCACCATGTCGACATCGAGACCATCCCTGCCGGCATACCGGTAGTCGACGGCGTCGCTGATGATGCGCACGGCGAATACGCTGTCGCCCACCACGTGCACCCGGATATTTTCCCCATCGATGAATTGCTGGAACTGCGTGGGCAATGCGCGGATGCTTTCCAGCTGGGCCAGCGCGGCATCGTCGAGGACGCGCACGATGGAGCGTACCGCGCTGGTGGATTTGTAGATGACCCGCCCATGCCTGGCGCGAAACGCGTGCACGCACGCCGGTTCGCTGGTCACGATCGTTTCGGGCACGGCGAATCCGGCTCGCCGGATGACCTGCAGTTGAAATGGCTTTGAATAATTGGACAACGTCGCGGAAAGGCGGTTGGCCACGCGCTGCGGTGCGATCTCGGTCCACTGCACCAGTATTTCGCTCCAGGCGTGCGCGCGCGCCGCCAGCGCCGCGCCATCCCAGGCCCTGCCCATCCGTGACAGCTCCGGCAAGGTCGACGCATCGGTCGTGCGCAGGTAGATGCCGCGGAAACGTTCGAGCGGGTAGACCTGGCCGCCGATGGTCATCGCCCCCGTGCAGGTGCCATCGGCATAGTCCAGTTCCATCTCGTCGTGGGCGAACGATCGCTGGTTGAGCAGCACGCAGGGGATGCCGAGCGCCTCGGCACTGGCCAGTGCCATGGCAACGGGCGGTTCGGAAGGAATGCCGGCCAGGAGGATCATGCGACCGCTCCTTCGGCGCCGGGTGCCGGCTGGCGTTCCATGTGCTGGCGCAGCGCGCCGATCACCGCGGCGGGCGCCGCCATCGGCGCGG is part of the Pseudoduganella lutea genome and encodes:
- a CDS encoding glycoside hydrolase family 3 N-terminal domain-containing protein, whose translation is MQHDSNNGRRRFLATMAAAGAAPTLSMAATARPTYKNPAAPVPKRVDDLLKRMTLEEKIAQMDCVWIEKGKVEDNGAFSAANAVKAFPNGIGMLARPSDRQGKSEAGAAAAAGDDGARPNRGARETAEYVNAAQKWALEQTRLGIPLFMHEEALHGYAARDATSFPQAIGLASSFDTDLVTRVFSVAAREMRARGANFALAPVVDVAREPRWGRIEETYGEDPHLSAEIGKAAVIGFSGTSRQLAKDKVLTTLKHMTGHGQPESGTNIGPAEVSERTLREEFFPPFERLVKETTVAAIMPSYNEVGGIPSHANRWMLNDVARKEWGFKGVMVSDYMGIRELVTRHKMAATPKEAGYYAVKAGVDIETPDGHGYRHLAELVKEGRVSEKEIDTIVRRILELKFLAGLFEQPYADVAQADAQTATTADVALAREAAGRSVVLLKNDKGVLPLRANKTGKLLLLGTHAKDTPIGGYSDIPRKVVSIHDALQAEAKAQGFGFDYREGVRITEERIWGKDEIRFTAPEVNARLIAEAVAAAKSADTIVMVLGDNEMTSREAWADKHLGDRATLDLMGQQNDLAKAIFDLGKPTIVFLLNGRPMSVNLLAERADAIIEGWYMGQETGNAAADVLFGRVNPGGKLPVSVARNVGQLPIFYNHKPSARRGYIDGSTAPLYPFGFGLSYTTFDISAPRLTKATIRPDGATQVEVDVTNTGALAGDEVVQVYIRDDISSVTRPVLELKAFRRVTLQPGEKKTLVFDIKPADLAFYNVDMRRVVEPGSFTIHAGPDSVRLKSVKLMVA
- a CDS encoding ATP-grasp domain-containing protein, encoding MILLAGIPSEPPVAMALASAEALGIPCVLLNQRSFAHDEMELDYADGTCTGAMTIGGQVYPLERFRGIYLRTTDASTLPELSRMGRAWDGAALAARAHAWSEILVQWTEIAPQRVANRLSATLSNYSKPFQLQVIRRAGFAVPETIVTSEPACVHAFRARHGRVIYKSTSAVRSIVRVLDDAALAQLESIRALPTQFQQFIDGENIRVHVVGDSVFAVRIISDAVDYRYAGRDGLDVDMVPFALPARESDRCRALSRELALPLCGIDFKRTPGGEYVCFEVNPSPAYSYYQEQTDLPMSDALVRYLDAQA